One genomic window of Fusarium keratoplasticum isolate Fu6.1 chromosome 3, whole genome shotgun sequence includes the following:
- a CDS encoding RRM domain-containing protein, translating to MASRSPSRGRYRSRTRSPTPRSEHSRSPQRRPRHDSRSPARSPTPPRRNGRYRSRSRSRSWSRGRDRDRGRDRSERGRSGSPLAKSTKIVVERLSKNINEQHLYEIFGQFGRIRDLDLPINRTFGTNRGTAYILFDYEADAEAAIAHMHEAQVDGATINVSIVLPRRKLSPAPPTARRGANIDPRVPFAGPRGGPPGMGAGGGPGGMGGGGGRRRMSPGGRYGPRSDVYRPGSRSPSRSSAGPPPSRGGGSRYRSRSNNSYSSRSRSRSPAPRRRGGGGRHDEHDDRRRSDSRSSYGSHGDRSRSRSRRR from the exons ATGGCTTCGCGTTCGCCGTCGCGTGGCCGCTATCGGTCTCGCACTCGGTCGCCAACACCGCGATCAGAGCACTCGCGTTCTCCCCAGCGTCGTCCCCGTCATGACTCGCGTTCTCCGGCTCGATCGCCAACTCCGCCGCGCCGTAACGGTCGCTACAGGAGCCGCAGCCGTAGCCGCAGCTGGAGTCGTGGCCGTGACCGTGACCGTGGTCGTGACCGCAGTGAACGAGGCCGGAGTGGCTCCCCGCTCGCAAAGAGCACCAAG ATTGTGGTGGAGCGCCTATCCAAGAACATCAACGAACAGCACCTCTACGAGATTTTCGGGCAATTCGGTCGCATCAGGGACCTGGATCTTCCCATTAATCGCACTT TTGGCACCAATCGTGGAACTGCATACATCCTCTTTGACTACGAGGCCGATGCTGAGGCCGCCATTGCCCACATGCATGAGGCGCAGGTGGACGGCGCGACCATCAACGTCTCTATAGTGCTTCCCCGGCGCAAGCTCTCTCCGGCTCCTCCCACCGCCAGGCGTGGAGCCAACATCGATCCCAGAGTTCCCTTCGCAGGCCCGCGTGGGGGTCCCCCCGGTATGGGCGCTGGAGGCGGCCCAGGAGGTATGGGCGGCGGAGGGGGTCGTCGTCGCATGTCTCCAGGAGGTCGGTATGGGCCTAGGTCGGACGTATACCGCCCAGGATCGCGCTCCCCTTCGAGATCGTCAGCTGGGCCACCTCCTTCGCGAGGTGGTGGGAGCCGGTATCGCAGTCGGTCCAACAACTCTTACTCATCCAGGTCACGCTCTAGATCCCCAGCTCCTAGACGGCGAGGGGGTGGCGGCCGCCATGACGAGCACGACGACAGACGCCGCAGCGACAGTCGTAGCAGCTACGGTAGCCACGGTGATCGGAGTCGATCTCGCAGCCGCCGCAGATGA